A DNA window from Nitrospirota bacterium contains the following coding sequences:
- the alaS gene encoding alanine--tRNA ligase — protein MNSSEIRKAFWDYFQSQNHRLIPSSPLIPRHDPTLLFVNAGMVQFKSVFLGEEHRDYTRAVSCQKCMRAGGKHSDIENVGHTARHHTFFEMLGNFSFGDYFKREAMIFAWELLTDWFGLPKEKLYVSVFEEDDEAARLWSEVTGIAEEKIVRLGAKDNFWQMGDTGPCGPCSEIIIDQGEALGCGKPDCGVGCDCDRYLELWNLVFMQFNRDDNGSLVPLPKPSIDTGMGLERITSVLQRKKTNFDTDVFSPVISAIEALSGVKYGQETASDTSMKVIADHIRATAFLLSEGLIPSNEGRGYVLRRIMRRASRHAKLLGVEGAFLYRLIDAVADTMGNVYPELIHERERAAKLVLFEEERFSRTLEQGMRMLDDIMNSVIKSGSTIIPGDELFRLYDTFGFPLDLARDIAMDKELTIDEYGFHQEMDLQKERARASWVGEDEAVASIYRELQSEIGATAFEGHDTLEMESTVKAILRDGKIIREVSAGDVAEVLLDRTPFYGESGGQTGDVGILTSKDSRAAVLNTKREMGLHVQIVKVETGRLRVWDTVRCAVDSEKRYATARNHTATHILHAALRSVVGDHVKQAGSYVSPERLRFDFSHFHQIAHRDIETIEDIVNKRILENIQVETEIQEISDALKSGVIALFGEKYGEKVRVIRVPGVSAELCGGTHCRSTGEIGLFVILSEGSVASGIRRIEALTGKPAFVYLRERKRDIETMKAMLKTDSPLERIDKLLSDTKLMEKEIQKLKTGAGSSRDAVNSALQNASIHNGVKIVRIRQDGLTQNELRMLADTVRDRLQSGIIIVASVADSQASFVCMVTKDLAGKYDAGTIMKDMSRIAGGRGGGKPEMAQGGTRDLDKFEEALASLHAIVKESSAS, from the coding sequence AGAGCACAGGGATTATACCAGGGCCGTATCATGTCAGAAATGCATGAGGGCAGGCGGGAAACACAGTGACATTGAAAACGTCGGTCATACCGCAAGACATCACACTTTCTTCGAGATGCTCGGCAATTTCTCCTTTGGTGATTATTTCAAGAGGGAAGCTATGATCTTTGCATGGGAACTTCTGACGGACTGGTTCGGATTACCGAAGGAAAAACTTTACGTATCAGTCTTTGAAGAAGATGATGAAGCTGCCAGGCTCTGGTCAGAGGTTACCGGGATAGCTGAAGAAAAAATAGTGCGTTTAGGCGCAAAGGACAACTTCTGGCAAATGGGCGATACCGGACCATGCGGACCTTGTTCGGAGATAATCATTGATCAGGGCGAAGCGCTTGGGTGCGGAAAACCCGATTGCGGAGTCGGGTGCGACTGTGACAGATACCTCGAATTGTGGAACCTCGTATTCATGCAGTTTAACCGTGACGATAACGGCTCACTTGTTCCGCTTCCCAAGCCAAGCATCGATACAGGAATGGGACTCGAAAGAATAACGTCTGTTTTGCAAAGAAAAAAGACGAATTTCGATACAGACGTCTTTTCACCCGTGATATCAGCCATTGAAGCATTATCGGGTGTCAAATACGGGCAGGAAACTGCAAGCGACACTTCCATGAAGGTTATCGCTGACCATATTCGTGCAACGGCATTCCTTCTTTCCGAGGGCCTGATCCCATCCAATGAAGGCAGAGGGTATGTATTGAGACGGATTATGCGAAGGGCATCGCGCCATGCCAAATTGCTCGGAGTAGAGGGTGCTTTTTTGTACCGTCTCATAGATGCTGTTGCAGATACTATGGGCAACGTGTATCCGGAACTCATTCATGAGAGGGAGCGAGCTGCAAAACTTGTCCTGTTTGAGGAAGAACGTTTCTCCCGTACGCTCGAACAGGGAATGAGAATGCTCGATGACATCATGAATTCCGTGATAAAATCCGGCAGTACCATTATCCCGGGGGACGAACTTTTCAGGCTCTATGACACCTTTGGGTTTCCTCTTGATCTTGCCAGAGACATTGCGATGGATAAAGAATTGACTATTGATGAATATGGCTTCCATCAGGAAATGGATCTGCAGAAAGAAAGGGCAAGGGCTTCATGGGTTGGCGAGGATGAGGCTGTGGCCTCCATTTACCGGGAACTTCAGTCCGAAATTGGCGCAACAGCCTTTGAGGGGCATGATACTCTGGAAATGGAGTCAACGGTTAAGGCAATCCTCAGGGATGGAAAGATAATCAGAGAGGTGTCTGCAGGTGATGTTGCAGAAGTGCTACTCGACAGGACACCATTCTATGGAGAGTCAGGCGGACAGACCGGAGATGTCGGAATCCTGACAAGCAAAGATTCCCGTGCTGCTGTCCTGAATACAAAAAGAGAAATGGGTCTTCACGTCCAAATCGTGAAAGTGGAAACCGGGCGCCTCAGAGTCTGGGATACGGTGAGATGTGCAGTTGACAGTGAGAAAAGATATGCCACCGCACGCAACCATACCGCAACCCACATTCTTCACGCCGCCCTCCGCAGCGTCGTTGGAGACCATGTGAAACAGGCGGGTTCCTATGTATCACCGGAAAGACTGCGTTTTGACTTCTCCCATTTCCATCAGATTGCTCATAGAGATATTGAAACGATTGAAGACATTGTCAATAAAAGGATACTCGAGAATATTCAGGTTGAGACAGAAATCCAGGAAATCAGCGATGCACTCAAGTCCGGGGTCATTGCACTGTTCGGGGAAAAATACGGAGAAAAAGTCCGTGTGATCAGAGTGCCCGGTGTCAGCGCGGAACTCTGTGGCGGCACCCATTGCAGATCTACGGGAGAAATCGGTCTGTTTGTAATCCTTTCTGAGGGAAGCGTCGCGTCGGGCATACGACGCATTGAGGCGCTCACCGGCAAGCCAGCCTTCGTTTATCTGAGGGAGAGAAAACGTGACATCGAAACCATGAAAGCCATGCTAAAAACGGACAGTCCTCTGGAAAGGATAGACAAACTCCTCAGTGACACAAAATTGATGGAAAAGGAAATTCAGAAGCTGAAAACAGGGGCAGGTTCTTCAAGGGATGCAGTGAATTCTGCACTGCAAAATGCCAGCATTCACAACGGCGTAAAAATCGTCAGGATACGCCAGGATGGGCTCACGCAGAACGAACTTCGCATGCTTGCTGATACTGTCAGAGACCGTCTGCAATCCGGGATTATCATTGTTGCATCTGTCGCTGACAGTCAGGCATCATTCGTTTGCATGGTAACAAAAGACCTTGCTGGAAAATATGATGCAGGCACAATTATGAAGGATATGTCCAGAATTGCAGGAGGAAGAGGCGGAGGCAAGCCCGAAATGGCTCAGGGAGGGACCAGAGATCTGGACAAGTTCGAAGAAGCACTGGCGTCATTGCATGCTATTGTGAAGGAATCGTCTGCATCATAA